A genomic region of Sandaracinaceae bacterium contains the following coding sequences:
- a CDS encoding addiction module protein: MLTTSLEHEPAADLERAWLDEVRQRVDRFDAGETEAIDWAEARRRIRDKYGFE, from the coding sequence GTGCTGACGACGAGCCTCGAACACGAGCCGGCTGCCGACCTGGAGCGCGCGTGGCTCGACGAGGTTCGACAGCGCGTCGACCGCTTCGATGCGGGGGAGACGGAGGCGATCGACTGGGCGGAAGCCCGGCGCCGCATCCGTGACAAGTACGGCTTCGAGTGA
- a CDS encoding protein kinase yields MRRRRGDFEPGDVVGERYRVLEEVGAGAYGTVYRAQHIVTQRVVALKVLHAHMAHDEPTRARFAREVAAPASIEHPGIVEVLDAAIDEEGRPFLAMEWLEGETLRELLERGQLSLRDLLELFVKLLEPLDAAHGAGFVHRDLKPDNVFVHATKRGRELRVLDFGLVRRDDSPSVTETGTAIGTPRYMSPEQFMDSKSAGPPADVWALGTMLYEALAGEPPFRATSHALMLAVLTAPHVPLEERVPTLPPALMALVESCLRKEPSERPADAAALMAGLRAVLAELDAQSAAVTIREMPRVEIPASSRAATTVMAATDPATLEAATTVMPVSGPIPAGLPPTRPAAPRRRAIWPWLVAFGLLGAMGVTAIGAALWMGRGVRAEPSPRAEETPPPPTPAVEPDEVAPMMPAMEPAVAPPPEGSAAGEIERPAETRERPARAPRATPRPAPDGDEESPPPPPPPPEGERPSLPNPFELLHPLTED; encoded by the coding sequence GTGCGCAGGCGGCGTGGTGATTTCGAGCCGGGAGATGTGGTCGGTGAGCGGTACCGCGTCCTCGAAGAGGTGGGCGCGGGCGCTTACGGGACGGTCTACCGTGCGCAACATATCGTGACGCAGCGCGTGGTGGCGCTGAAGGTGCTCCACGCGCACATGGCCCACGACGAGCCGACCCGGGCCCGCTTCGCGCGGGAGGTGGCGGCGCCCGCGTCGATCGAGCACCCGGGCATCGTGGAGGTGCTCGACGCGGCGATCGACGAGGAGGGGCGGCCGTTCCTCGCGATGGAGTGGCTCGAGGGGGAGACGCTCCGGGAGCTGCTCGAGCGCGGGCAGCTGTCGCTGCGGGATCTGCTGGAGCTCTTCGTGAAGCTGCTCGAGCCGCTCGACGCGGCGCATGGCGCGGGCTTCGTGCACCGCGATCTGAAGCCCGACAACGTGTTCGTGCACGCGACGAAGCGAGGCCGGGAGCTGCGCGTGCTCGACTTCGGGCTGGTGCGGCGCGACGACAGTCCGTCGGTGACGGAGACGGGGACCGCGATCGGCACGCCGCGCTACATGAGCCCGGAGCAGTTCATGGACTCGAAGTCGGCCGGGCCGCCCGCCGACGTGTGGGCGCTCGGCACGATGCTCTACGAGGCGCTGGCCGGAGAGCCGCCGTTCCGCGCGACGTCGCACGCGCTCATGCTCGCGGTGCTGACCGCGCCGCACGTGCCGCTCGAGGAGCGGGTGCCGACCTTGCCGCCCGCGCTGATGGCGCTGGTGGAGTCGTGCCTCCGCAAGGAGCCGAGCGAGCGGCCCGCGGACGCGGCGGCGCTGATGGCGGGGCTGCGCGCGGTGCTGGCGGAGCTGGACGCGCAGAGCGCGGCGGTGACGATCCGCGAGATGCCGCGGGTGGAGATCCCGGCGTCGTCCCGCGCGGCCACGACGGTCATGGCGGCGACGGATCCCGCGACGCTCGAGGCGGCGACGACGGTGATGCCGGTCTCGGGGCCGATCCCCGCTGGCCTTCCCCCCACGCGGCCGGCCGCGCCTCGACGCCGCGCGATCTGGCCGTGGCTGGTGGCCTTCGGGCTGCTCGGCGCGATGGGCGTCACGGCGATCGGCGCCGCGCTCTGGATGGGTCGCGGCGTTCGCGCGGAGCCGAGCCCGCGCGCGGAGGAGACGCCGCCCCCGCCGACGCCAGCGGTCGAGCCGGACGAGGTCGCGCCGATGATGCCGGCCATGGAGCCCGCGGTCGCTCCACCTCCGGAGGGCAGCGCGGCTGGCGAGATCGAGCGTCCGGCAGAGACGCGCGAGCGGCCCGCGCGCGCGCCGAGGGCGACCCCACGCCCCGCGCCCGACGGCGACGAGGAGAGCCCGCCGCCTCCGCCGCCGCCTCCCGAGGGAGAGCGCCCTTCCCTGCCCAACCCGTTCGAGCTGCTGCACCCGCTGACCGAAGATTGA
- a CDS encoding DUF721 domain-containing protein, with amino-acid sequence MAKKRKFRKRRQGSMVRIADLLDRTYPGRAEDKPLLRTFSWWDRTVSPRIAQAARPVKLSYGTLVVHTRSAAWAQELSFHEQDLLASVQKAVPAIKRLRIRVGPFADPPAPPEKPPPAVVPLNAAELPPRVARELAQIGDDALRDAVTKAACMSLGKPNVRPRRD; translated from the coding sequence ATGGCGAAGAAGCGGAAGTTCCGGAAGCGACGGCAGGGGTCGATGGTGCGGATCGCGGATCTGCTCGATCGCACGTACCCGGGGCGCGCCGAGGACAAGCCGCTGCTGCGGACGTTCAGCTGGTGGGACCGGACGGTGTCGCCGCGGATCGCGCAGGCGGCGCGGCCGGTGAAGCTGTCGTACGGGACGCTGGTGGTGCACACGCGGAGCGCGGCGTGGGCGCAGGAGCTGTCGTTCCACGAGCAAGATCTGCTCGCGTCGGTGCAGAAGGCGGTGCCGGCCATCAAGCGGCTGCGCATCCGCGTGGGGCCGTTCGCGGATCCGCCCGCGCCGCCCGAGAAGCCGCCGCCCGCGGTGGTGCCCCTGAACGCGGCGGAGCTGCCCCCGCGGGTGGCGCGCGAGCTGGCTCAGATCGGGGACGACGCGCTGCGGGACGCGGTGACGAAGGCCGCCTGCATGTCGCTCGGCAAGCCGAACGTGCGGCCGCGTCGCGATTGA
- the amrS gene encoding AmmeMemoRadiSam system radical SAM enzyme produces the protein MTERLEGRAAPGEWFTTLESGRVRCDLCPRFCTMKEGQRGFCFVRGVQDGEVVLTSYGRASGFCIDPIEKKPLNHFLPGTSVLSFGTAGCNLGCRFCQNHDISKARQMDRLMDEATPDAIAEAALRSGCRSVAFTYNDPVIFAEYAIDTAAACRERGVKSVAVTAGYITDAARERFFGAVDAANIDLKAFTEEFYQKLTFSELGPVLDTLKWLKHESDVWFEITTLLIPGMNDSEEEVGELCEWVAEELGGDVPLHFSAFHPDFKMRDIPGTPPATLQRARRQALEAGLKHVYTGNVHDRAGQSTYCAGCGELLIGRDWYQLDAWKIEGGACRACGHALAGVFEATPGTWGPQRRRLVIS, from the coding sequence ATGACGGAACGGCTGGAGGGGCGCGCGGCGCCGGGGGAGTGGTTCACGACGCTCGAGAGCGGGCGGGTGCGGTGCGACCTGTGTCCGCGCTTCTGCACGATGAAGGAGGGGCAGCGCGGCTTCTGCTTCGTGCGCGGAGTGCAGGACGGCGAGGTGGTGCTCACGAGCTATGGGCGCGCGTCGGGGTTCTGCATCGACCCGATCGAGAAGAAGCCGCTGAACCACTTCTTGCCCGGGACGAGCGTGCTGAGCTTCGGGACGGCCGGGTGCAACCTGGGTTGCAGGTTCTGCCAGAACCACGACATCAGCAAGGCGCGGCAGATGGACCGGCTGATGGACGAGGCGACGCCGGACGCCATCGCGGAGGCGGCGCTCCGCTCGGGCTGCCGCTCGGTGGCGTTCACGTACAACGATCCGGTGATCTTCGCCGAGTACGCCATCGACACGGCCGCGGCCTGCCGCGAGCGCGGGGTCAAGTCGGTGGCGGTGACGGCGGGCTACATCACCGACGCGGCGCGGGAGCGCTTCTTCGGGGCGGTGGACGCGGCCAACATCGACCTGAAGGCGTTCACGGAGGAGTTCTATCAGAAGCTCACGTTCAGCGAGCTGGGCCCGGTGCTCGACACGCTGAAGTGGCTGAAGCACGAGAGCGACGTCTGGTTCGAGATCACCACGCTGCTCATCCCCGGGATGAACGACTCGGAGGAGGAGGTCGGCGAGCTCTGCGAGTGGGTGGCGGAGGAGCTGGGCGGGGACGTGCCGCTGCACTTCTCGGCGTTCCATCCCGACTTCAAGATGCGCGACATCCCGGGCACGCCGCCGGCCACGCTCCAGCGCGCGCGGCGTCAGGCGCTCGAGGCGGGGCTGAAACACGTGTACACGGGCAACGTGCACGACCGCGCGGGGCAGTCGACGTACTGCGCGGGCTGCGGCGAGCTGCTCATCGGGCGGGACTGGTACCAGCTCGATGCGTGGAAGATCGAGGGCGGGGCCTGCCGGGCTTGCGGGCACGCGCTGGCGGGGGTCTTCGAGGCCACGCCGGGGACGTGGGGGCCGCAGCGGCGGCGGCTGGTCATCTCCTGA
- a CDS encoding BRCT domain-containing protein: MARALEGRTVAVTGTLKTMKRADAHAKLERLGATVAKSLSKKVDILVAGEKAGSKLLKAEQLGVGVRDEAWLVALVAGETGEPEPAPALAPIEGPLADWVARLEALAERLRKDPRVNVTFRLGEPIPPATLARIESSWKVDAFEPAIRNVYLQANGVCLLWISTHHPNYERVRKHWRKSDLPFVHGVSHMPSPREVDGFAGVWWEGPGPLPGGTPPWGAIYLPPLERVAGRSGGLFQTNFDTVPSDEERRIAGKTWRGSDFEDALRVFDYPNDFCPAAWVMEEGVSAPPVVLADDHTNWASGRYASFESYMEHVLGTLGTTQARMDWFDLLHRATDEPVGSPRSLALDELLPPSVELVPAADGATFEVRVEAVEGQGGGGEDPRVVALAKLIPGHRVKNVAKVLGLGPYNRKNEAFLPEIAAATADPKAIDAKTAAKLMGAANQRKKTKGAFLEAFAVGMGAAGEGETLTLRATTCFDRSSLSAEDLDWSFGSEHIVKEWLAALGLEDPEGAWVACEVAEAKGRKERTAKVVVTLARPSGLEVGQSARSSVVPIGFRELGTQIVRSIR, translated from the coding sequence ATGGCACGAGCACTCGAGGGCAGGACGGTCGCGGTCACCGGCACGCTGAAGACGATGAAGCGGGCGGACGCGCACGCGAAGCTCGAGAGGCTCGGCGCGACGGTCGCCAAGTCTCTCTCGAAGAAGGTCGACATCCTGGTCGCCGGGGAGAAGGCCGGCAGCAAGCTGCTCAAGGCCGAGCAGCTCGGCGTGGGCGTGCGCGATGAGGCGTGGCTGGTCGCGCTCGTCGCCGGCGAGACGGGAGAGCCAGAGCCCGCCCCCGCGCTCGCGCCGATCGAGGGGCCGCTCGCCGACTGGGTGGCGCGGCTGGAGGCGCTCGCCGAGCGGCTCCGCAAGGATCCGCGGGTGAACGTGACGTTCCGACTCGGCGAGCCGATCCCTCCCGCCACGTTGGCCCGGATCGAGTCGAGCTGGAAGGTCGACGCCTTCGAGCCGGCCATCCGCAACGTCTACCTGCAAGCAAACGGAGTGTGCCTTCTCTGGATCTCGACGCACCACCCCAACTACGAGCGCGTGAGGAAGCACTGGCGAAAGAGCGACCTGCCCTTCGTCCACGGGGTCTCGCACATGCCCAGCCCCCGCGAGGTCGACGGCTTCGCCGGCGTCTGGTGGGAAGGCCCCGGCCCGCTGCCGGGAGGGACCCCGCCCTGGGGGGCCATCTACCTGCCACCGCTCGAACGGGTCGCGGGCCGCTCGGGCGGCCTCTTCCAAACCAACTTCGACACCGTCCCGAGCGACGAGGAGCGACGCATCGCCGGCAAGACGTGGCGGGGGAGCGACTTCGAGGACGCGCTCCGCGTCTTCGACTACCCGAACGACTTCTGCCCGGCCGCGTGGGTGATGGAGGAGGGGGTCAGCGCGCCCCCCGTCGTGCTCGCCGACGACCACACCAACTGGGCCAGCGGGCGGTACGCGAGCTTCGAGAGCTATATGGAGCACGTGCTCGGCACGCTCGGGACGACCCAGGCGCGCATGGACTGGTTCGATCTGCTCCACCGGGCGACCGACGAGCCCGTCGGCTCCCCGCGCTCGCTCGCGCTCGACGAGCTCCTGCCGCCGTCGGTCGAGCTCGTGCCCGCCGCGGACGGCGCGACGTTCGAGGTGCGCGTGGAGGCGGTCGAGGGTCAGGGCGGTGGAGGCGAAGATCCCCGCGTCGTCGCGCTGGCGAAGCTGATCCCGGGGCACCGGGTGAAGAACGTGGCGAAGGTCCTCGGGCTCGGACCCTACAACCGGAAGAACGAGGCGTTCCTGCCGGAGATCGCGGCCGCGACCGCCGACCCCAAGGCGATCGACGCGAAGACCGCGGCCAAGCTGATGGGCGCCGCGAACCAACGGAAGAAGACCAAGGGGGCCTTCCTCGAGGCCTTCGCGGTGGGCATGGGTGCGGCTGGCGAAGGCGAGACGCTGACCCTGCGCGCCACGACCTGCTTCGACCGCTCGTCGCTCAGCGCCGAGGACCTCGACTGGAGCTTCGGGTCCGAGCACATCGTCAAGGAGTGGCTCGCCGCGCTCGGGCTCGAGGATCCGGAGGGCGCGTGGGTCGCGTGCGAGGTCGCCGAGGCGAAGGGACGCAAGGAGCGCACCGCCAAGGTCGTCGTCACCCTCGCGCGACCGAGCGGTCTCGAGGTCGGCCAGAGCGCGCGCTCGAGCGTGGTCCCCATCGGCTTCCGGGAGCTCGGGACGCAGATCGTCCGCTCGATCCGGTGA
- a CDS encoding serine/threonine-protein kinase, with product MSEDPSSVPLAAAFAERYERLGLLGEGAMGEVRLCRDRVIGREVAMKVIKSVRVDSPHRWRFIREARVQGQLEHPAIVPVYDLGVSPEGHPFFTMKRLHGESFGQVLEKLRAGDPEAPTRWTRKRMLRMFATVCLAVDFAHARGVVHRDLKPDNLMLGEYGEIYVLDWGIAKLLAEAVQKSEARLLDASRATRTDQGSVLGTPGYMSPEQLRGEVAAVSSAADVYSLGALLFELLTLRPLHDQERMQDKLISVLQTDGARPSERGARVNPALDAACREALRLDAARRPTARALHDIVEGCLDAG from the coding sequence ATGAGCGAGGACCCCTCCTCGGTCCCCCTCGCCGCCGCCTTCGCCGAGCGCTACGAGCGCCTCGGCCTCCTGGGGGAGGGCGCCATGGGCGAGGTGCGCCTCTGCCGCGACCGCGTGATCGGCCGCGAGGTCGCCATGAAGGTCATCAAGAGCGTGCGCGTCGACAGCCCACACCGCTGGCGCTTCATCCGCGAGGCCCGCGTGCAGGGCCAGCTCGAGCACCCCGCCATCGTCCCCGTCTACGACCTCGGCGTCAGCCCCGAGGGCCACCCCTTCTTCACCATGAAGCGCCTGCACGGCGAGAGCTTCGGCCAGGTCCTCGAGAAACTCCGCGCCGGAGACCCCGAGGCCCCGACCCGCTGGACGCGCAAACGCATGTTGCGCATGTTCGCCACTGTCTGCCTCGCCGTCGACTTCGCCCACGCCCGCGGCGTCGTGCACCGCGACCTCAAGCCCGACAACCTCATGCTCGGTGAGTACGGCGAGATCTACGTGCTCGACTGGGGCATCGCCAAGCTCCTCGCCGAGGCCGTCCAGAAGAGCGAGGCGCGCCTCCTCGACGCCTCGCGCGCCACGCGCACCGACCAGGGCTCCGTGCTCGGCACCCCCGGCTACATGTCCCCCGAGCAGCTCCGCGGCGAGGTCGCCGCCGTCTCCTCCGCGGCGGATGTCTACTCCCTCGGCGCGCTCCTCTTCGAGCTGTTGACGCTGCGCCCCCTGCACGACCAGGAGCGCATGCAGGACAAGCTCATCTCCGTGCTCCAGACCGACGGCGCGCGCCCGAGCGAGCGCGGCGCCCGCGTGAACCCCGCCCTCGACGCCGCCTGCCGCGAGGCGCTCCGGCTCGACGCCGCCCGCCGCCCCACCGCGCGCGCCCTGCACGACATCGTCGAGGGCTGCCTCGACGCGGGCTGA